A window of the Gossypium arboreum isolate Shixiya-1 chromosome 2, ASM2569848v2, whole genome shotgun sequence genome harbors these coding sequences:
- the LOC108467296 gene encoding protein kinase STUNTED isoform X2, whose translation MKMVQNGFVGDKEMVASAGGGGGGTVVVGVKLDSPSRELLTWALVKVAQPGDCVIALHVLGNNEIVDRDGKSSLLSLVKAFDSVLAVYEGFCNLKQVDLKLKICRGSSIRKILVREAKSYSATKLIVGTAAKLHKIRSSTSVAKYCAKKLSNNCSVLAVNNGKVVFHREGSPGTIFGAKGNEDHKRNSLLNALHRTITLNKNSKVLSEGIANAEANLVSYETKDKRFEQALTKAGSGNFESDGKENCSVCGSGNKLLLHDSCHQSANCGDDDNDREKSLAIVPVERTEVASGSISMLIKQLPEIRPGWPLLRRAVLSDRRHQVPDRSSRQISVVQWVMRLPSRRTLLLTNSDKKQDCDQTEFKASNFDGESGAIVPVGNENAIAPLSPDDNSINLPKELEGLHEKYSATCRLFKYQELVSATSNFLAENLIGKGGSSQVYKGCLRDGKELAVKILKPSEEVLKEFVMEIEIITTLHHKNIISLLGFCYEDNNLLLVYDFLSRGSLEENLHGNKKDRGAFGWSERYKVAIGVAEALDYLHTNSDHPVIHRDVKSSNILLSDDFDPQLSDFGLAKWASTSSSHITCTDVAGTFGYLAPEYFMYGKVNDKIDVYAFGVVLLELLSGRKPISNDCPKGQESLVMWAKPILSGGKVSQLLDPSLADGYDCDQMERMVLAATLCLRRAPRARPQMGVVVKLLQGDADVTKWARLQVNASEGSDTLDDEACPGRSNLQSHLSLALLDVEEDSVSMSSIEQPVSLEDYLKGRWSRSSSFD comes from the exons ATGAAAATGGTACAGAATGGTTTTGTTGGAGACAAAGAGATGGTTGCTTCTgctggtggtggtggtggagggACGGTGGTTGTTGGAGTAAAGCTTGATTCACCAAGCAGAGAGCTTTTAACGTGGGCTTTGGTTAAGGTGGCTCAGCCTGGTGACTGTGTCATTGCTCTTCATGTTCTTGGTAACAATG AAATCGTGGATCGAGATGGAAAATCTTCACTTCTGTCGCTTGTCAAAGCGTTTGACTCTGTTCTTGCTGTTTATGAAGGATTCTGTAATTTGAAACAG GTGGATCTCAAACTTAAGATATGCAGAGGTTCTTCAATTCGCAAAATTTTAGTGAGAGAAGCAAAATCTTATTCTGCAACTAAGCTTATAGTTGGAACCGCCGCCAAACTCCATAAAATCCGGTCATCGACATCGGTAGCCAAGTATTGTGCCAAGAAACTATCCAACAACTGTTCTGTTCTTGCTGTTAATAATGGGAAAGTGGTGTTCCACAGGGAGGGTTCTCCCGGGACCATTTTTGGGGCAAAAG GAAATGAAGATCATAAACGAAATAGCTTGCTTAATGCGCTTCACCGAACCATAACATTGAACAAGAATTCCAAAGTACTAAGTGAAGGGATTGCCAATGCCGAGGCCAATCTGGTTTCCTATGAGACCAAGGACAAGAGATTCGAGCAGGCCTTAACCAAAGCCGGTTCGGGCAACTTTGAGAGTGATGGAAAGGAAAATTGCTCGGTTTGTGGATCTGGAAATAAGTTATTGCTGCATGATTCTTGTCACCAATCTGCAAACTGCGGTGATGATGATAATGATAGAGAGAAATCCTTGGCTATAGTGCCTGTTGAAAGAACTGAGGTTGCATCTGGTTCGATTTCTATGTTGATCAAACAGTTGCCTGAAATTAGACCTGGTTGGCCTTTACTTCGCCGTGCGGTTTTATCGGATAGACGACATCAAGTTCCTGACCGATCTTCGAGGCAGATATCTGTGGTTCAGTGGGTGATGCGGTTACCCTCTAGGCGTACTCTTTTGTTAACAAATTCAGATAAGAAACAAGATTGTGATCAAACCGAATTTAAGGCCTCTAATTTTGATGGAGAAAGCGGCGCGATCGTTCCGGTTGGTAATGAAAATGCCATTGCACCCCTTTCTCCTGATGACAACTCAATAAACCTGCCAAAAGAATTGGAAGGTCTTCATGAGAAATACTCTGCAACTTGCAGATTATTTAAGTACCAAGAACTGGTTTCGGCTACATCGAATTTCTTGGCTG AAAACTTGATTGGGAAAGGAGGCAGCAGTCAGGTTTACAAGGGTTGCCTTCGAGACGGCAAGGAACTCGCGGTGAAAATCCTAAAGCCTTCAGAAGAAGTGTTGAAGGAGTTTGTTATGGAAATCGAGATCATTACTACATTACATCATAAGAACATTATATCCCTCTTGGGATTCTGCTATGAGGATAATAACCTTCTCTTGGTTTATGATTTCTTATCAAGAGGAAGCCTCGAAGAAAACCTTCATG GTAATAAGAAGGATCGTGGTGCATTTGGTTGGAGTGAAAGATATAAAGTGGCAATTGGGGTGGCTGAGGCCTTAGATTATCTGCATACTAACAGTGACCACCCTGTGATCCACAGGGATGTTAAATCTTCAAACATATTACTCTCTGATGATTTTGACCCCCAG CTCTCGGATTTCGGACTTGCTAAATGGGCATCAACCTCTTCTTCGCATATAACCTGCACAGATGTTGCAGGGACCTTTGG GTATTTGGCTCCTGAGTACTTCATGTATGGGAAAGTAAACGACAAGATTGATGTGTATGCATTTGGGGTGGTGTTGCTTGAGCTACTTTCTGGAAGAAAACCTATAAGCAATGACTGTCCAAAAGGCCAAGAGAGTTTGGTCATGTGG GCAAAGCCAATTTTAAGTGGTGGGAAAGTTTCCCAATTATTAGACCCAAGCTTGGCTGATGGCTATGATTGTGACCAGATGGAGAGGATGGTTCTTGCTGCCACCCTTTGTCTTAGACGTGCCCCACGTGCTAGACCGCAAATGGGCGTT GTTGTGAAGCTCCTACAAGGTGATGCTGATGTGACCAAGTGGGCAAG
- the LOC108467296 gene encoding protein kinase STUNTED isoform X1 → MKMVQNGFVGDKEMVASAGGGGGGTVVVGVKLDSPSRELLTWALVKVAQPGDCVIALHVLGNNVGFGFCVCVEIVDRDGKSSLLSLVKAFDSVLAVYEGFCNLKQVDLKLKICRGSSIRKILVREAKSYSATKLIVGTAAKLHKIRSSTSVAKYCAKKLSNNCSVLAVNNGKVVFHREGSPGTIFGAKGNEDHKRNSLLNALHRTITLNKNSKVLSEGIANAEANLVSYETKDKRFEQALTKAGSGNFESDGKENCSVCGSGNKLLLHDSCHQSANCGDDDNDREKSLAIVPVERTEVASGSISMLIKQLPEIRPGWPLLRRAVLSDRRHQVPDRSSRQISVVQWVMRLPSRRTLLLTNSDKKQDCDQTEFKASNFDGESGAIVPVGNENAIAPLSPDDNSINLPKELEGLHEKYSATCRLFKYQELVSATSNFLAENLIGKGGSSQVYKGCLRDGKELAVKILKPSEEVLKEFVMEIEIITTLHHKNIISLLGFCYEDNNLLLVYDFLSRGSLEENLHGNKKDRGAFGWSERYKVAIGVAEALDYLHTNSDHPVIHRDVKSSNILLSDDFDPQLSDFGLAKWASTSSSHITCTDVAGTFGYLAPEYFMYGKVNDKIDVYAFGVVLLELLSGRKPISNDCPKGQESLVMWAKPILSGGKVSQLLDPSLADGYDCDQMERMVLAATLCLRRAPRARPQMGVVVKLLQGDADVTKWARLQVNASEGSDTLDDEACPGRSNLQSHLSLALLDVEEDSVSMSSIEQPVSLEDYLKGRWSRSSSFD, encoded by the exons ATGAAAATGGTACAGAATGGTTTTGTTGGAGACAAAGAGATGGTTGCTTCTgctggtggtggtggtggagggACGGTGGTTGTTGGAGTAAAGCTTGATTCACCAAGCAGAGAGCTTTTAACGTGGGCTTTGGTTAAGGTGGCTCAGCCTGGTGACTGTGTCATTGCTCTTCATGTTCTTGGTAACAATG TGGGATTTGGATTTTGTGTGTGTGTAGAAATCGTGGATCGAGATGGAAAATCTTCACTTCTGTCGCTTGTCAAAGCGTTTGACTCTGTTCTTGCTGTTTATGAAGGATTCTGTAATTTGAAACAG GTGGATCTCAAACTTAAGATATGCAGAGGTTCTTCAATTCGCAAAATTTTAGTGAGAGAAGCAAAATCTTATTCTGCAACTAAGCTTATAGTTGGAACCGCCGCCAAACTCCATAAAATCCGGTCATCGACATCGGTAGCCAAGTATTGTGCCAAGAAACTATCCAACAACTGTTCTGTTCTTGCTGTTAATAATGGGAAAGTGGTGTTCCACAGGGAGGGTTCTCCCGGGACCATTTTTGGGGCAAAAG GAAATGAAGATCATAAACGAAATAGCTTGCTTAATGCGCTTCACCGAACCATAACATTGAACAAGAATTCCAAAGTACTAAGTGAAGGGATTGCCAATGCCGAGGCCAATCTGGTTTCCTATGAGACCAAGGACAAGAGATTCGAGCAGGCCTTAACCAAAGCCGGTTCGGGCAACTTTGAGAGTGATGGAAAGGAAAATTGCTCGGTTTGTGGATCTGGAAATAAGTTATTGCTGCATGATTCTTGTCACCAATCTGCAAACTGCGGTGATGATGATAATGATAGAGAGAAATCCTTGGCTATAGTGCCTGTTGAAAGAACTGAGGTTGCATCTGGTTCGATTTCTATGTTGATCAAACAGTTGCCTGAAATTAGACCTGGTTGGCCTTTACTTCGCCGTGCGGTTTTATCGGATAGACGACATCAAGTTCCTGACCGATCTTCGAGGCAGATATCTGTGGTTCAGTGGGTGATGCGGTTACCCTCTAGGCGTACTCTTTTGTTAACAAATTCAGATAAGAAACAAGATTGTGATCAAACCGAATTTAAGGCCTCTAATTTTGATGGAGAAAGCGGCGCGATCGTTCCGGTTGGTAATGAAAATGCCATTGCACCCCTTTCTCCTGATGACAACTCAATAAACCTGCCAAAAGAATTGGAAGGTCTTCATGAGAAATACTCTGCAACTTGCAGATTATTTAAGTACCAAGAACTGGTTTCGGCTACATCGAATTTCTTGGCTG AAAACTTGATTGGGAAAGGAGGCAGCAGTCAGGTTTACAAGGGTTGCCTTCGAGACGGCAAGGAACTCGCGGTGAAAATCCTAAAGCCTTCAGAAGAAGTGTTGAAGGAGTTTGTTATGGAAATCGAGATCATTACTACATTACATCATAAGAACATTATATCCCTCTTGGGATTCTGCTATGAGGATAATAACCTTCTCTTGGTTTATGATTTCTTATCAAGAGGAAGCCTCGAAGAAAACCTTCATG GTAATAAGAAGGATCGTGGTGCATTTGGTTGGAGTGAAAGATATAAAGTGGCAATTGGGGTGGCTGAGGCCTTAGATTATCTGCATACTAACAGTGACCACCCTGTGATCCACAGGGATGTTAAATCTTCAAACATATTACTCTCTGATGATTTTGACCCCCAG CTCTCGGATTTCGGACTTGCTAAATGGGCATCAACCTCTTCTTCGCATATAACCTGCACAGATGTTGCAGGGACCTTTGG GTATTTGGCTCCTGAGTACTTCATGTATGGGAAAGTAAACGACAAGATTGATGTGTATGCATTTGGGGTGGTGTTGCTTGAGCTACTTTCTGGAAGAAAACCTATAAGCAATGACTGTCCAAAAGGCCAAGAGAGTTTGGTCATGTGG GCAAAGCCAATTTTAAGTGGTGGGAAAGTTTCCCAATTATTAGACCCAAGCTTGGCTGATGGCTATGATTGTGACCAGATGGAGAGGATGGTTCTTGCTGCCACCCTTTGTCTTAGACGTGCCCCACGTGCTAGACCGCAAATGGGCGTT GTTGTGAAGCTCCTACAAGGTGATGCTGATGTGACCAAGTGGGCAAG